GTTACCTCTTTTCCCGTGGGATGAagggctttgttttgtttttaggTTGAAAGGGTTTTCAGCCGCCGCCGCAcccatcttcttcatcctcccgtGCGCTCTCGGTCTCCTGGCAACATTTGACTTGGGTTCCCTTCTGTCTTCACTCGCTGgaggctttcttccttcttcccttcttcaacCGTGGCTTCTTCCTGTGGCTTCCCTGTTTCCGTGAGcccctttcttctttgctgTTCACAGAAATTGCAACAAGGGAAGGTATGGTTTTGATACTCATTTGATCTACCATTGGAGCCGTAGAAATGTTGATTTGCATACTACACTTTTGATCTATCATTGTGGCTGCAGAAGGGTAATCCGATCATGTTGTTTCTTGCTTTATATTGGTTTTATATTGCCTCCTATTGTGATCATTTGGCAGTCCATATTTTGGGCTCTTATGTATCTATGTTTGTACCCTATTGGGAAGATTGATATAGTGGATTGTTCCTCCTCCCCGTGGATGTAGGCACTTGCTGCCGAACCACGTAAATTTGGTGTCTTTGTGCTTATCTGTTCATGCCTGTGATGTGTTTGATGGAATGCCTGAATGAGACCAATTGTTAATTGGTAAGCCGGATACAGTGAGTTTTGTGCCCATTAATCCCAACAATTTCATATATGTGTTTGTTTGTGTGCATTTATGAGGGTAAGCCTTGAtgcaatggtaaggttgctccattttgACGTGAATGTTAGTTTGAAATATAGAAAcaacactaccagaaaacacgcgtatagtgacgggacattagtgacggaccgttatcagttactatttgtgacggattagtgaccgacagaaatttggtcaccgtggtgtAAACTTAGTGACCGTTTAGTGACAGACCGGTCACAGAATGCGCGGGTAGGATGGGCGCCAAACCTTAGTGACCATCATAGTGACGAGGTATCTGTCAGCAATATGATAACCAAAATTGCAACCAGACAGTGACAAATGCAGCCGTCACAAATATAGTAACCctagtatttataaatttttaaaagattatttttggcagtaacagattattgacaaaaatttctgtcaccaaatttaatttttaattccaaaaatattaaaaatattatttttgagtaaacctaaattaaaagaaaagataaaaggaggaatatccaaaatgaaactaagtgtgCCCGCCGTTCCGCCCAAATTTCTTCGATAATCCAAATTCCAATCACTCTCTATAAAACtcaaatttcttcttctcattttAAAATCTCATGGTGTCGGccatgacccatttgcacccctattgcAAGTTTTCTGctttatagaatttttttatcatgctttatattttttttttttttttttttttttgctgagaacgggtgcttcatacagtacgggtatgaatacacccaataagatcaaaatacaaaatctcgTGGAAATCATGCTTTatagttcaaaaatatttttgcctTGCAAGTCCCGTCCAATCAgccttataaataaaaaataatttgatatgaaatttggcttgcaaacCGATTTAGCCCAAATCAGCCTTAGATATACAATTTGGCTTGCAAACCGACTTAACAAAAACCCTAacctttcccttcccttcccttcccctccctcgctgagagccgccgccgccgcacccacccccccccccactccctcgccccccctccctcgctgagagccgccgccgcaccccctcgctgagagccgccgccgcaccccccctccctcgctgagagccgccgctgcctcccctccctcgctgagagccgccgccgccggcccccctccctcgctgagagccgccgccgccgccgcccccgcccCCCCTTTTTCCTCGCTGAGAGCCTGATAGCCGCCTCCTCTCGGTGTCGTCGCCTCTTCAACGACCGGCCGGCGGCTCTTCGCGTCCTTCTCCCCCGGACGGCAAACTCCGCGGCTCCGGTCACCGACTCACAGTCACCGGTAAgagttttctcctcctcctcctcctcttcaagctcgATCCCGGTAGATTTTGCCCAAGcccggagagagaaagagagagagagagagagaggtggtggGGCAGCGAGAGAGCTCGGAACAGTAGGTCTCCCAAAAATAAGGGTTCAATGTAACAGGTATCAGGGAGAGAATATTATTTAGTTTTAGTCATACATTGAATTATCTTAAGCATGCTCAAATTCTATATGTTTCTTTTCAACCCTCCTTTAGCACGACCATCTATTTTGATCCCTTAAATGGAGGAATATTTAGCctgagatatttttattttttaatatgccTCACCTCTGCTTCTAGAACTCCTATTGTTTGAAAAGAAATTGTGCTAAAATTCCTCTATGTGAGCCTTATGCAacatagatatttaaaaatcctATTAATGAAGGAAGAAACAAGTGAGCACTGAGTAAATACTTGATGTTACGGGCAACCTAGTCCTCTGAGCTTCGTGCATAAGTAAAATTTGCCTGCAAATTTGTTTTATGTACTTTTGATATGTTTAAAATTGTCTTAGTTGCTTTTAATTGTTGTCGTTCATGCTTATAAAATTTCAAGTACTACATTTTCTACGAGGCTGAATTAGCTTTTGTTGATGTTGTCAATTAACTTCTGCTGTCTTCCATTTTCCTGGGCTAGCAAGTAGTCTTTTAGAATGTTAATGGTCATGTTGTTATATCTTATTTGCTGTTTAGTTAAATAACTGTGATTACTATATCATCTGCCACAGGGAAAATCATGGCCACCATGAACATGAATCTTATTATGGAGAACGGGACACAGAAAGTTTAGTTGTGGTATGCTTATTGTTTCGATTTAAATTTGATGTGCAGTAATTAATCATCGGCACTGTCATTGCACATCATTGCCTTATAGTGTACTCGTCTATCATAAGAGTTAGGCATATGCATTGTCACTTTATTTGTTAGCCCTGTTAACTGGTTTAACTGCTTGTTTGGAGTTCTTAATTTTAGGCAATGGAAACTCTGGTTGCACCTGTTCCAAGAGAGTTCCATAAACTAGCATTGGATGACAAATCTGGTCAAACCATCGATACAGCAAAACGGCCTGCGCCATTGACTAGTGGGTGTAGAATAGAAGGTTTTGTGCTTGTCAAAAAGGTAAAATAAGCTTCTGCATTGAATTCATTCACCATTTTGAGTTTGCAGAATCTTCTATGATGTTAATGCAAATGTTACTGTAAGTCTCGGAACCATTTCTATGTACTTAAAATTTTTTGATTGATCAGATACCTTGTTACTGTTTGATGCTCCATCATGATATCAGTAGTTGACGCTTAGTTTAGCATTAGCAGCACGAACACCAAGCCATAACTTATTTTCGAGGAATTGGACAGGAAGTGAAATATTGACTTCCTATATTTACACTGTTTTGATGTTTCTAATGTTAATCACCTGTCAGATAGCAATGAACAGGAGTTACCTATTTGTACCATGCCGATTATGAAACAGAGGCTGTGAAGAGAGATCTAAATGTACCCTCTTTGGATTTGCAGATTGAGCATTACCTTCAATTGGTAAAGACTGAGATAGCATCAAGAAAATCTTCTCGGGAGTTTAAATTGCTAGAGGAGTATGAGTATACAGCCCACAGTAGTTTGGTGCACAGTCTGCATATTCCTGCTGCCAAATTCCATTTTGAGCCCTCTCCTATGCAGGCTGGTTTCTGACACTTGGATACACATTTACCAAATTCAAAATCTGCGAGCTCATCGTTATTTTGAATTTCAGGTCTTGGTAACTGAAGTTCCAAAATCCTTCTCGCACTTCATTACAAATGTATGTGCTATCATTGGAGGCATTTTTACGGTTTGCACTCGATCTCTTTAAATGATATCTTCGGTTTTGTACTGCCAAATGCGTATGAAAAATTTGACCTTATTGGCTTTCAGGTGTCTGGAATATTGGATTCTATCCTGCACAATACGATCCGGCTTATGAGAAAGGTTGAATTAGGAAAACAATTTTGATGGGCAAAGGTGAAATATTGGTTGTACAACGGGTCCAAAGTTTTGCTCATTCCCCTAGTTAGCAATTCCATTTTGAATGCTTTCACTCATAAGAGAAGTGAAGTTGTCATggtaagtataatttttttataattcataaatattattgagcttgctcatgtttatctcttgtttgatccaccataatgtttttctcttcttttaaatcaacttgcaggcaaagtattcagctgaatactccAAAAAATATGGTGATGCCTCCACCTCAGATGCTCCTCCACGTGATTATGACTTGTGGTTTGACGCAACTGATGTCCCAACTCATGGCTATGTCTATGGCTTTAGTCCCCTAGAGGATCTCACTGGAATTATTGGGCAATCATCATCTGCTTCCACCTCTACAGGTCAAGCTCCAGAGCTGTACACTCATGAAGACCTTTTACGTATTCTTgagcaggaaaagaaaaaatggcaagaggaggttcttcaaaagatgagagaagagattggctttggaccaaggcatgcagatcgggggagtaatggtgattctgattctgctgatcatgcttcattataattgtttttgccttagatgataggtctttgcattcctaggaagaatgaaatctctgttgatctttatgacatatttttagactttgattttgatggattcaggacatgttgatgccaattttgaatgacatttaaaatgacttttgcgtaatgttgaatgcctttgctattaatgatattactattattattattatgtgccaatcaatgtaccaaatgtaccaggttattagattgtgatcggtgaccaaattttggttactaaattgtttaccaagtattgtgacggattttggtcaataaaaattgattttgctcagcgCGTTTGTAACCAATTAGTGACCGTAAACTTATCACTAGGTCAGTGACGGGATTAATGACAAATGTAGTGACAAAATGTGTGACCATGTCTGTGACGACTAAATCTGTCACTAAAGGTCGTGACAGATTAGTGACCAAACTTGTGACCGCattctgtgacaaaatcagtgacGAAGTTGCCTTCGTCACTAACTCCGCAACTGGATAGTGACGGGAaatacataatttcttaaatatttaattcttgaatttgTAACGGCTTAGTGACGGCGGTTCTGTCACGGAGGTTAGTGACGGGAATCGCCGCCGTCATGGAGAATTTAGCgacgcgtgtttttgtaacgaagtcagtgacgggagctccggtcacaaattccatattagtaaccggaaacacggtatagtgacgggaatctccgtcactatacgcgtgttttctggtagtgcaaCCTTTCTGGATGTAGGGATAAGGTTGTGTACATCTGACCCTCCCTAGATTCGGTGCGGCAAGAGCCTCGTGCATTGAGCCACCTTTTTTTGGTGTATATCCATATGTTTGCAGCTTGCCTATGTGCATAGATATGTTTCCGTGTAATTAGCTCCTAGGTTTGTATCATGCAACATTTTCTTTTTGGGAACTGCAATTTGGAAATAGTTCTAGTACTATTTCTTGGTGATTTCTCTCCTTAATTCTTTCTTGTATGCAATTAAGAAAGTGGATAGAGCCTGGTTAACTTTGATACATTTGTCAAGTAAgtctattttcatcaaaatgTGCATCTTTCTagcaaaataatttaaaactCTTCCCCTATATACTCTTTGAAACAAGTTTCTTAGCCAAAACTCAAAAGATAATATGCAAGCTTTTTATTATGAATTGTAATACATGTTGAAAGCCTAGGAGTTTTCAAATGCTTATACATCATGTCTTCATAAAGTTGCTAGGGCAACTGAAAGAGGACTTGGTAGGTAAATATCATTGAAAATTGAGTGGAAATAATCATATGCAAATTCTCATTTTTTTACCTTTTTATTATTTGGTGTAGAATTCTAAGTCTATAGTTCTATAATCATGTTATTTCTTGATTCTTATGTGCAAAAGTAACATGTGCATATTAACAGTTCATTTTTGTGTCCCAACTTTCAAATGGGGTATCAGCATTGCAGATATCACTGACTTCTCCATGCCACCTGAAAAGATTTCCTGTCTCTGGATCTGCACGGTTGAAAAGACTCCTgattttctaattttaccaTTCCCGTGGATATGCTTTGAGGTGGTATTTCTTTGTTATTTTTTACCTGCACTGGAGTTATCTGGTTGCAGTGCAGCACAGTGATTACAGCAGTACGTACTTGCATCTCTGATATTCCTAAGTTTGATTAACTTGATCTGGTATGCTTCTCATGTCTTGCAACTGACCATACATAAAAGAAACTAACTGAAGTTGTTGCGATTTGGATGAATCCAACCATTCAAACCAAAGTCCAACGCTACACTCAAAGTTCCAATCCAAAACATACAAAGTCATATTGGGCCAGTTTGCCTAAGCCTTCAAGTTAAAGTATTCCAATAGAAAATCTGGTTGATATACCTGAACATAAGACAGATGGCCCTGGTCCAGTTCTGGTACACACCGCCCAAATTATTATTACCTAGTTCATTGGTTCTCTTGGTTTGAGTTTGGACTTATAATTGACAATTTACTTTTAATTGGACTTGTTTAGAGTAGGATGAGGAAATTTGATTTATTACTACAATTTAGtgtcagaatttattttgatttatgGAAAATTTGTCAGTTACATGGTTTGTACTCATGGAGGTTATGAGGTCAATAATACAGAAGCATTTTGAGACAGGAGGGAAGAGGAAGAGATTTTGTGTTCAAGACTTGCTCAAATAAACCTCATATATAGAATCGCTGCTTAGCTCATCTTTTTGTATTATATTGTCCTGTACTGTGAGCAGTTTTAGTTCTGCCATTTGCAGTTCATTTATCATTTAAAAAATTAGGTCACTATGGGCCAAATTTGGTCCAAAGTATTGTTTGTTGAGTAGGATTTGGTTAACCTGGCCCAAGTTGCACCCTTTCTGCCTAGTGTCTCCTCTTCCCGTcttttttcctttgaaatcctcTCTTCTCTTTAATTTtgcatcaaaaatttatatgaCAGCATCAAAGTCAAAATTCTTAACCATGTCTACCACAAATCATTTATATCATCTATATCTTCTCGATCTACATTTTCCATCTATTGTTAATGCCTTGTTGTCATCTAATCTTTTTCCCTGATTCTCTTCATTCTCTTCTTTCATTCTGCTTTTCATCTAATCTTTTTCCCTGATTCTCTTCATTCTCTTCTTTCATTCTGCTTTTCAATTTTCATCATAATTTCTTATACTGAATACATCTTCCACTAAGCCCGACCTAACTTTCAGCCTAGGAAAGCTATCCTCTTTATCCTTTCCTATCATAAAACAATATTCAACATTATTGAACCCTATTTCACCTTAACTCAGGACCTCCTCTAAAGAGCAGAGGTCCTGTGTTCAAACTCTGTTTCCGCACTTTTTAATctcattattaaaaaattttatatattggACTCATCCATTAAAGAAAAGTTCGGCCCACATGTGAGGGACagtttaagaaaatataaaaaatataaataaatctacgtCATTCAATCCACTTAAGCTCATGGGATAAGTAGTGATTTCAACAGTATTTAGTGCCACTCTTTCCAAATAAGTCGGTGCAATTCTTAGGTACATGGTAATCCTTAACCTATTGCCCTCCAACAATACTTATCTCAATACCCCAAACACATCTTATGCAAATCAAGTATGAGGTTCACAACCACAAGAAGCAGTAAACTTGTGTCATTGATTACTTCAACATGAAACTATATATTAGCTTTGCTTGCCGATATCCAACATCCTCTTAACAACAATAACAGATAATATTGCATAGCTTTGGTGACGATTGTGATGTATTTGGCACATGTGTTCCATGGGAGCAAGATTATATGGTGGTTGTGGTCATATTTGAAGAAGCTTTGATGGCTGCGATCCCATATGACAAGTGCAGTCCCACTTTTAGCCATTCTATTCCTCGTGTTTCTCTCCCTTGAGCAAGATATCGACTAAAAAGTGGGCACTTTTGTTAAAAAAGATACGTACAGGGTGCCTCATAAGTGGCAATATGACAATGCTTGAACCCAATAAAGATTTAGAGCACATGTTCTTCTTAATAGAAGGTTTGACGgatcttattttctttcatgttCTTGTGCATAGGAGAATTACTCAATCGTAGCTTCTTCCATCTAGTCTCTGTTCTGAATGATCAATTGCCGATCCAAAATAAATCCAATATGGCTCATTTGGCTCATCTACTTTTGGTTATGAATTAAGATTGGTTATTGGCTGATATGGCTGGCCCTGTGACTGCTGAAGCAAGAGGTTTGGTTTAATTGTATTGTAGAAGCCAAAACGCTATGTTGCCTATATTTACTCTAATTGCATTTGAATGTCTGTTCCCATCTTATACATTATAAGTGTGCAACCCTgatatcaaaatataattagaCTTGGCATGTTCATTGCACATGAGAAGAAGCATGATGTGATTTCAATCTGAGTCGAGTTTGATAAATGCACTCCTGCTTGTATTGGTGCATGTTGCTAGTTCCTGTTTTAAGGAGGAGGGGGAGCAGTCCTGAGATGGACACACACTACAGGAAAAGTCGGTTTTACCGACGTTTTTGGTCTAGCGTCAAAATTTGCGgacgcttgtaaaaagcgtcggcaaaggacgacgctaataagcgtcggtgTAGTCGCCGGATaagacgacgctaaaaagcgtcgtcggaaacgggccctctctctctttccgttTTCCCGGCCACCGCCCTCCACCCTCAACCCATTCCAGAGTTTTTTAAGAGGGGATCATCATCCCCATTCTTCGTCCATTCctcgtcttctctctctctctctcatcatcATCGCCCCCCTCCCTAACCCCCTCCAGATTCAAGAAGCAGAACGGCTCCGGCGATGATATCTTCGCCCGCCTCTTCGCCGCCTCCTTGGATCCCGACTTCGCCCCCCTCTCCCTCGAACCACAGATCCTCAAGTTCCGCCTCATCGCCGGCGAGACCctctacggcctcttcctcctgcgCTCCTCCCCGACCCTCGCCGGCCTCGCCGGCTACGACTACATGGTCGTCGACATGGAGCACGGTTCTGGCGGCATCGCGGAGGCCCTCCCCTGCCTCCTCGCCCTCGCCGCCGCCCGCACCCCGGCCATCCTCCGCCTTCCGGAGCTCTCCGCCGCCTGGGCCAAGAAGGCCCTTGATCTCGGCCCCCAGGGACTCATGTTCCCCATGATCGAGTCCCCCGGCACCGCCGAGCTTGCCGTCTCATTCTGCTGTTTCCCGCCGCGCGGCGTCCGCGGGTCCGTCCACATAGTGGTGCGCGCCTCCGCCTACGGCATCGACGACGGCTACCTGGCGCGGGTTGACGAGGAAACCAGTCCTCCTCCATGGCATGAGCCCAAAACCaccatttctctctctctctctctctctctctctctctctctttccccgaATTTTTGCTATTTTATATTGTGTTTGCTGTATAAGAACTGAttgtttcctctctttttttaacttttatttgTTTGAATTTAGTTTACTCGTTCGAGACCTGCTTGACTCTCTTTGTATCTTTAATATGCTTCTTGATTACTAATATGAAAATAAATGTTCGTATATGTGCCGCTTGTATCTAGTTGAAGTATTATTACTCTCTTATCTGGGTAAGTGCTCCAACTAGATTTGGTCTTTTGTTGCTAATTCagtaggatttatttaatgttcTTCCTTTTTCTGCTTTTGAGGGTTTCATTACTTTGTTTTCCATCTGGTGTGGGTTTTTGGCTGTTAGCGTCACCTGTTTGGCTTAATGGTGAAATTTCGATGCAACATCAATAATTTTGTGGCTCTTCTAATGCAGCGGAGGCTATCCTTCTCGGTTTCCAGCACTACCTGGTTATGCTTGGCACTACTGTTATCATTCCTACTGCTCTTGTTCCTCAGATGGGTGGAGGAAATGTATGACTTAATTACACAAATATGCATGATCCATGAGGTTGATGGTTCGtttagcttttgtttttaaaaaaaattgtacgTGAAACCACTTTTATTGCTTTAGGATGAGAAAGCTCAGGTGATCCAGACATTACTATTTGTGGCCGGCTTAAACACTCTGTTACAGACCTTGTTTGGAACTCGTTTACAAGGTCAATTTTCTAAACCAATTGGCTATCTTGGTTTCTGAACAAAACACTTGAAAATACTAATGAGATTTCATGAACAGGCCTTCTAGTGTTCCTGAAGGAGCTTATGTTCAGTGGGAAATTGAGCTACTTGGCTTTGAAATGCCTAAGGTAATGAAGCTTCTTAAGTGCTCCAAACATCTGGAACTCTTATGTATTGTGGTCCTTCTCTCTGTTTTGCTTAAAAAAGGGGGGGATTCTTGTGAATTTTGAATTGATTGTTTTAAATTGCTTAGAACCTCTAATATGTGCTTTGATCATCTTCAGGTTCTTTTGACAGAGGAAATCTCTGGGTCTCTACGTAAGCTGAAGGTACTCACTAGGTTCTCATTTACATATTGATTTAATTATGATTGGCTTATATTCTAAGTGATCTTCTTCCATGTGGAGTACTAAACTCAAAGGAAGGGTGGCATCTTTCCTTATAATTTACTTCTTCCATAGCCTTATTTAAACAaaacttgatatttctgcaCATATTTCACAGACTGGGAGAAGCTGAGAAGGCAATTCACCATTACAAGCTATCACGAAAGGAAACCAGCTCTAATGACTTCTCACAAGAGCATGCTCTCCAGACCCATTTGGCCAAGTGTAATGAAGCACGTAAGCAAAAGGATTGGCTCACTGTGTTAAAGGAATCACAGGCTGCTGTCTCTGCTGGTGCCGATTCTGCACCACTGGTCTTACATTACAATAACCTTTCAGGTTACATGGTGGCAGAAATTATACCTTATCTTGTTTCATGTATTATCTTTGCCTGAAAGTATATATGCCTAAGCTTCCTTATCTATTTCCTTGTCCAAATTGATTCATTATTTCAAAATGTTAGTTTTTACTTAATATTACTATGTTATATGTTTTTGCCACACCGCATATCGTTGCCCTGTTGAGATGCAATCAGGTTCCATTTGAAGATCTAACTGCAATCAAGATTTGAGCAGAACTTACAGTGAGGAACGTCAGTTGAACGCTGTCTACAAGATTTCCTGTGTCATTTTGTTTAATATCTTCATAAGAAGAGTATTAACTGTGGTTGGGTAGAGATAATTTAAGTCTATACATTTTTTCTTGTTCAACTTCATCTTACATGCCCATTGTGTTATGCTCTTAAGGTCTTTGCATTGCAAGAGGAGGAGGCTCTTAAGCTCCTAAGGCATGACGATGCAGATTCAGTGTTAAATGGTGCCGCTAGGAATGCATACATCCTCATAATCCGAGCACAGGTTGATATGGCTTTAATTTACattcgtatttttatttttttttcaaaaatagcaatcccaacgctttaaagcgttaGTAAAAAAAAGTTGTGGCACGcctacgccgacgctttaaagcgtcggcgaaaaccCAAAACTGGGAAGGCTTTGGACTTTCctgacactttaaagcgtcggcgaatgtaGTTTTTGCTGACGCTTCTATTAGCGTCGGAAAAGccctgtttttgccgacgctttctcttagcGTCAGCAAAAActggacccacgcccacctgcccgacgtctgacccacgctttggggTGCGTGGGCTGGAAATTCACCGATGCTTAAATGCGTCGGTAGAGACCAAAAAAACCGCCGgaagatatcctttcttttgtagtgacaGTTTGATAAAATGCTCTCAAAAGGGGTTCCACACCTTGGTTTGCTTTATGATCGAGATTATGCATTTCAGGTGCCATCGTTTGAGTCTCAACCAACTACAACTCTACTGTTTACTCTTTTCTCTAGCAATCCTTGATGTTTGTCACATTTCCTCCAGTTAGTTGAAATGTGCTAGTATTTGCTGTCACAATCGAAGCTCtagaaatctttttctttttctttttcctttttttttttttaactttggcCTTTTTAGTGTTGATACTGCTGCTTGTGTTtgattaatttttctttaaatgcAATATTTCTTATCTTTGGTATGAGAGGTTCATGTGAAGGGATGATAAGCAAGACCTTTCTGCACCTTCCGGCAAATGTTTCTATTATTTCAACTGATTTCATGGTAATCCAGAAGGGTATATGCAGCTGCGGAGGTATCCGCTGCTCGTCCTTTCAGGGGTATTCCAAAATTTGCTGGGAAGCTTGTATGTGCCCTAAAATCAGGCCAGTAATCTGTACCCAGAGATTTGTGAGGACAATCGTGTTCAAAGCATTTTGTTCGGGCGATTGCATGGAAGCTTGTTATCAAATTGGATACATTATCCCTGATATCAATTGGAGCAAGCCTTTCATTGTCATAGTCCTGCATAAATGAGTGTCATATCGGTTTTTGGATTCATTATCCCTGGCATCAATAGGAGCAAGCCTTTCATTGTGATAGTTCTGCATTGGCTGATAAATGAATGCCACCTGAGTTTTTGGATACATTATTTTTGATATCAATTGGagcaagcttttttttttatttatttatttactataCAACAGGTGTAGGTGCAGCTTATGGaatcagaaataaaaaaaaaaaaaaactttggaaTAATAAAGCCGCATAAAATCTCATCCAACTTGTGGCAATATTTGCCTCTATGTAAACATAAATAGCATGATGGGATAtgttgggggaaaacccaagtcgtCCCGGAACAAAGGCGCTGATCAGAAGGCGCCGATCGGAAGGCGCCCGGCCAGGAAGCACCCGACCggaaggcgccgaccagaaggcgccgaCCTGACCACGCTCGAACTAAGGGCGCCCGACTCGGCAACTgcctcggctcggcacccgaccAGGCACTGAATTCCGAAATGCCTTGCCTAAGTATTCGACCCCAGCTTAAGCCCTTAAAGGAGCCTTACTCCAGATACTCAATCTCACCATATCCTGCTACCGTCGTCAAGCCATTAATGCACATGGCCTTCGCAGGCCTCCGGCACACCCGATCATTAATGCGCGTGGCCTCTGCAGGCCTTCGgcgcactcaaccattaaatgagtATAGTTCATGATGATCTCCGGTtcattcagccatcaaaacgtatgacttctcccgatctccggttcactcaacgattaaagcgtatggcttcTATCGTCTACGGACGTCGAGCCTCTTACGGCAAACCCACTTAATCGCTGATGATGGCATGACTCGACGACGACTTAAGGGCTCCGGCCTGATCTCCAACAGTAACGGTGTTGACTCACACGATCGAACATTAATTCTACTGCATGCCAGACTGTACGACAGgccgattgccccgtcacatcacaggtaacccagctccctctataaaaggggaattcCTCCATTTGAGGGGGGGCTGAACAATGAGAACTCCAACTTCTTACTGCTATCTCCACTCTTATACTggtcccctctgacttaagcatcggagggccggcgccggagaccccggccaccggcttctt
This portion of the Phoenix dactylifera cultivar Barhee BC4 chromosome 11, palm_55x_up_171113_PBpolish2nd_filt_p, whole genome shotgun sequence genome encodes:
- the LOC120112412 gene encoding protein disulfide isomerase-like 5-4, giving the protein METLVAPVPREFHKLALDDKSGQTIDTAKRPAPLTSGCRIEGFVLVKKIEHYLQLVKTEIASRKSSREFKLLEEYEYTAHSSLVHSLHIPAAKFHFEPSPMQVLVTEVPKSFSHFITNVCAIIGGIFTVSGILDSILHNTIRLMRKVELGKQF